TACTATTAGCTCACTTCAAGAAAAGTGATTTGGCTATCGAGTATCGCAAACTTATAAACACCAGCCAATTTAAAATGaagttgattttttatatgatttccaTTAATCTTCCGtcttattctatattatttatcctaatataaactatactaatttgtaagttattttttggaaattaaatatCACTTTATAGTCGATTCCAATGGAGGGAgacaagataaataaacatttttgacaTTCAATTGACATGACATATTGGTCgagataaaataatctatagtatttattattaaaggaactttatatgtcattttatatagatatattaatcgatAACTGTTTGTATTGCTTATGAAAAACATGacattaaagtttgtttatcgttACTTCTCCTGCCATTGAAATGTACATAAATTGTGCAGAACAATGTttagtacaattttttatatataaccccTGTCCACACAATGTACAACATTGTTGGCTTCCCTCTGTCGCCCAGCTTTAGTCTTGAACGGTGGAAGTTGCCAAAAATCATCAATGTTCATTTTTTTGTCACCctgcaaataatttaaagcacatttatatttaaaatcaatgttaatTGAACTCTCAATAAGTAACTTGTAAACATCCCAATGTTGGGCTAgtcttcttttgaggagaaggtttttgatACTTATTTCAGCATACTGATCCATTTCGCACATGGAGTTTTattcacaatattttccttaaccGTCGAGTAAGAGATGACATTAAAAATGTTGCTTGTCCGGGTTTCAACACGCAATTTAggtgttatattaatttagaagcTAAATTGATAGttaaacatttgaaaaacaaaaaaaaaaaacagatgacACATTCAATTGACctcaaaagaaattttaaatactactttataataaagtattcacGAACAGATTagcttttttaattgtatatccACAAAACTAACCTCCATCTCCATATTGATGGCGTCCTCTGGCGCCAAAATAATAAACGGCGTTGATTCAAAGCTAAACGCCAAACCGAAGTAAGAATATTTCTTCACTTCTTCCATAAACGTTTCCCACGAATACAGCTTATTCGGATCGCTGCCTAACTCTCTTATCTGCTTGGAAAggatatcataataatattccaGCAATTCATCGTAATGTTTGGATCTCAATTCTTGTTCCGTGCACGCGGCAATTACAAACGACATATCAAGAACAGGACTGGCACATCTGGTTAGCTGGAAGTCAATTAATTTCGCGTCAATCGGACCACCGTCTTGGTACTTGTATAGGAAATTATTGGTCCAACAATCGCCATGCGAAATGACACCGTTCGTTTTGTCCCTGACTGCCCTTATCATGTCTTCGTAAGTTTCCGGTACAGCgaattctttaattttctcCTCGTATATTGAATTTGGGTATTCTTTCTCGACCGCATCAATAGCAATGCCGCATACCCTGTGCCAAAATTTTCGGTACCAATTCCAGAGTCTAGGATCGTAGTAGGTTTCAAAGATAGCATCGCTCAGTCTATTGAATGTCTCCGGTTCTTGATCTCTCAAAGCAAACGAGAGTGCGTGGTATTTGGCTAACGCTTTGAAAGTGACTTTGCAATGATCTAAATCTATACCTTCTTGACGTACAGCGCTACCGAAATTCTCCAAACCAGCGTCTTCGAGGCATATAACTCCATTCAGGCCATCGGTGTCGGCCAAAAATAGCTTCGTGTAGTTTGTAAAGGGATCTGTGACATTTTTCTTTGATTGAAACTTGAGCAAAGTTGGAAgaactttttgataaaaattgatttcattCTGAAAGAATTCCTCGCTTCTATATGTTAATCGTCTGCAAGCATTTTTGGGGATGTTCTTCAAAATCACTTGTACGTGGTATGGGTTACCTTCGGAGTTGCCGTGGATTCGAATTCGAATTAATTCGCTCAAGTAGGAGTCTCCTTTGCCCGTGTCACTTACATACtggaaatgaaaaaataaattatacgtgtGATAGTTTTCGAATGATCATAAAATTTTTGGGCCGAATTTATATTACACGTGAATTTAAATCGAAATTCGCGCGCGATCATTGATTAGTGAaactaattgtttaataaaactaagtaatatggatttaataaataatcttctgACCGAAAAAAAGCTGACGTGATTGCACCTGATCCCACTCCACGCAATGCACGAAGCAAATAGCAGTCTTATTGAACTATGTGAGAAGTGaaaacgtgatttttttttatgaagctgGTAAGCAGACGTGCAATTACACCACTCAATGGTAAGTAGACCCCATCGCCTATAGAGATTGACACCACCATCTTTGGAAACCAAGATGttgtcccttgtgcgtgtagttatAATGGCTCACACACTCAAATCAAATCTGAACATGGCGGTagactatctgatgagtgagaggcacctacccagacgggcttgcacgaagccaaCACCAACTATATCTACGCAAAGGCATGTGCCCAAGATATGTATCTGTGCGCCGTAATATCTCTGCACAGATGGCCAAATAGATATTGGCCTCCATGATCAAAATTCGATCAAAGGCTCATTATAATAGAAGGTTATTATGTCTTGTGGCGGGAATgactattttgttaaaattattaattaattttaatttaatattaagtttaaagaAAGCATGACAGTGTATCAGTActgtattttatctataaataccTTTGAAGTAGTtggtttataaaattagaaGTAGTAgtcagtatataatattatatacttctgatttttcactttttataaagataaaattaaaaaccgaTACAAATCATTACCATGTAGAATGGTGCTTGAGCATAGTTATGATATAAAACACTGATAATGCAAGGAGGGCAATAAATCACTACTTATATGGAGTGTCAATGTACTTGGCATTCACATACCTTTCccaagtacaaaatataaacttgcTATTCACAATTTCTGTCCTaactcatataattattatatttatatgttgtttgatatggtattttatattcacttttataaaaaaatgttatgataatGGCAAGgcgactttttttaaatttgccaGACAGCGGTTTAATCTTCATTGAAATTGTATATCAAATATCgttcattaagaaaaaaaaaaaaaaattattttcatatttaaaatataatatgttcttaATCATATCTATTATTACTTATtccatgtatttaatttgcaaaatgtattttttatgttgagCCACCTTAACAAGCCAGACAACCGTATCTTGAAATATTTGGCTTAAGAAAAGAGTATTCTCCAAGTATGATTGTTTGGGTATGACAATGAACATGAATTATAAAGTAGAAATGGTGATATGATGGTTCGCTTGTTTTTTTAAGGTTGAGGAAAGCGGTTCTACGAGAATAATtgtaatctaattataaaacaGGCTGTGGTTGCCAAAGTGACcataatagattttatatactaaataatatgaataaaagctttttattaCCTCCCAGTGAGTAAAAACAACATCAGTGTGGAACCATTCAGAGAGTGCTTTGGTCAACATATCATTAGTGAGCGCTGGAGACACATGCAACAAGGACGTAAAATCATCCTTCTCCATAGTGCAATCCTGAATtttctataaacaaatataattttatataatgtatatttatatatttaaagtataaaaaggaATATGCTGTATTTTTAAGCTATTTctatgtacaattttaaatttatttaattagaagttacgtattttattgattttaaattgttttttgtagaataatataggtataagaaaattataaattgcattaaaattgtattttatttatttacttacttcgTATAGATgagcaatattaaatatatttgtttacttcAGAATTATCACAGTCAGAGCgccttgttataatatttacaataataaactaaaaatgtaAGTAGATTATTTTGAAACCCACTTTTAATGATTTAAGTGAGGCGACAagtttaattttgacatttcaaacCAAGTACCAACAGTATAACACTAAATACGACCACGTCAAATTTGACTACGAAGACGACTTCCACCGGATATTGAGGttgagaattatttattttgcctgatatttttacataatacaattaaaatgattttaattaatttagttactgaaatatttgaatcagttaaggtttttaaattaatttctaccGTGATATTTTTTCGCTGGCAAAAAATTTCATGTTTCAGATTTGACATCTGAAGATTCTGAAGTTTTGACGATATAGAGTTGCCAATGATTAAAACTATTCACTTTGAAAAAAGTTTCGATAAATAGATTACAATTAGTAGGTAATCTATTAATTACAATGAAACTAAGTGTCTACACGAATAGTATACAATtacttagtttaatatttaagataacaaGTTATTTATGCCTAGATAATTAGAAAACTAGGGGACTTGttctaagtatattatttattatattggcctattctgatattaaaacttcttatattattgcaaaaaaatcgGCAAGGAGTGGAAAAATTGTGGATGTTAGTAATTGATTAATTTGACATGTTACATAATTAGCTAAAAAAGGTATGATCCTCACAATGGTgcttaactaattaaaataaataatataatactacgtaatattaactaaataaagttaaacaaaaagctaataaaaaaaacaaaagcttaaagcacttaaactaaaattaacaataattgaaatataataaactgtagaagtcgtatttatttattataccgaTATAAAGgtgtaacataaataattttaagtttacaaTCTCTTATAGCAgagttgttaattaatttataaagactaATAATTTTGGAGTAAGGTTTACCTTATCAATGCTACTGATACTATTCATGAGAAATGAGATAATCTCAGCGTTTCCATAGtaagatatatctatataagtataatatattttattcatatatcgtTAGAAATCATCAATCAAACGTAACTACAGTGCTGAGACTATAAAGAACATAAGAAGTAAATCCTTACGGGCCTTCCGTTGCCACAATCAACCTCTTGTACTAAAAAATAAGACTGTCTATgaaagagatttatttttaaattagaccCTAAATAGTTGTCATAAGGTTCAAAATGAAAGCATGTATTAATATCAGCAGTAAAATGATATACGTTTTTGAAAAGGAGATGAAGCTAGTCAGAATAGCTGGGAGGTGTGAATCAAGAATTTTACGCGCCAAAAAAAATCACCGCAATCTTGACGGAACGTTGAACCGTGTACGTCTTTTAAGATTTGAATAGAGACAATCATAGGCTCACTTTAAAAACTTCTAATTTATCGCgtattgtgtattatatttatgcagtacttattatataaatatatctattattctATTATCATACCTTTCTATTATTCAGAGAATAAAAATAGATGAATGGTCCCTAAATAGTAACACAACtggtaatttaagaaaattatcgataaagacaagattttttatttttgcaatatcAGACGAGCTACTTGTCACATATTAGTAATTGGTAGGTAGCCTTGCCCTCAAACACTGGCACTGCATGCATTCTACTGCGCTGTCAATCAGTCGATCTTTTATCTTAAGTAGGTAACATACAGCATTTAAGCTCACATGGAATACAGCactaaatattgaattttatcggAAGATACACTAATATGTGAGACATTAGTATTTCCACTATCTGTTTATCGGCAGTTCTTAATTACTTCTTTACGTAGTACCAACTTATCcaggtagtagtagtagtaggttGTTGCAatcattaaaagatattttaataaataagtaaagaatatattgtatattgaataacattttataaccgAATTACTAGGTACGTTAAATTCCGGTTTTCAATCTCACAAATcagaattgtattattatttttattaatttaaaaaacgaatattgAACCTATAtccaatttaaaagtataaatgaatgtaggtttaatttatttcgtgaaaCCATTATATTTTGGATAAAATTCCAATTAATCAGCTCGGCTCAACAGCGTGCGGCCTGTTACTTTTTACtacctttatttaatttgtaaaagaaatacaatctataaattaatgaaatataaatatgactgGATGCTGtcaaatacattatattcgTGGATAGGACAAGATTCAATGTTCAGAGTACAATATGACATAATAGTGggagtatttttttaacgctGTGTCAACCTTCAGGAATTTATCCGATCCCTTGGGAGGAAGCGGGTCATGTTATTTTTACCTTCTAAAACAATTCCTATCGTCTATACGTCTTCGATACAGATCGGATAGGCAGCGGGATTGTGTCGATATAATTGCTTCCTTATGACCTTACCCGGGCTATGCTACACTCGTGGCTCTACCCTTATCAGACCTGACGCGTCCACGATCCCAGAGTGACGCTCTATCTTTTAGCCCCGAGTGTCGGTGTTGTGGAACGGCCGCAATGATGTTTTCGTTATCTTTGCCGAGCGGAGTGCTCTTTACCGTTCTCACTTCTTCATATTCTTCTGAATCATGATGGCAAAGGCTCTCTCAGCGATTCCCTTGCCGAAACCATTTCTCACAGGTGAGGTGTCGTCCGACCTCGCGGACAAGGATCAGTCTATCGCCGTTACAGGTCTTCAGCGGTATAATAATCGATAAAATGTTGGTAGAACTTTTTTTATCAGGTAGCTATTTCAAACTTGGGCAGGTGTTATACCTAAAAACCTATCTTAATTTCTGTACTCCAGGCAaatcatattcataattttaatgatgatcGGTTGAGTAGACATTATGAATGAATTCATTGGCGCATCCATAGTGTTAGTTAGTGCTTGCTGTCTATTACCTgcctatttataattaaaggattattattatctattcaaACTGTATTTTGTGTTGACATTaattcgaataattttataataattttttattttggttatatCTAACTCCTTATTGGTGCGTTTCCAATAATACGTATGGTTGGAAATTTCGGTTTTTGCAACTACTTAGAAAGTTGCTTTATCATGTAGCATTCATTTCATGAAttcatcattttacaaaattaaattaaataaaaaatgatccGGCAAAATTCCGGCAAGAATCCAGCAGTTCTCTATTCCTACTGGAATTAAATTACAGAGGTAACAAAAGTTGCCAATATTCTTTTAGTGTAGACACAGTTTAACATTTATTGAAGTATCAAACTACAAACGATCACTAATTGCAAACGGTCTAGAAATAATTGAATCTGGTCTCTGTTCAATTCAGTCTAGATATTGGCAATTGCGTGTACGAATGCTAGGATTGTATGAGATAACCATTTAAGCTTGGCCAATTTAAACATAGAGATTGTATAAGattgaagattttttaaataatcttactaAAATAGGTAAACGAACAAATTTTGAACATTTATGgacatttttgtttgtattttgagTCGACTTTTATCAATATCgtattaacaataattgtaattttgataCTAGCTTAGATACtttttgcgattcaacggggaaatgctgctagcaatcttgccaccattccacgtgtcaagatttatacagtaactatttttaattcatatttgtatatatatttaagcacttgaTGTTATCAATGCTTAGATacttatctaatatattttttttatatttataatgtattttatgtactttACAGCTTTATATGGCAATttagatgattttatttttactttttgaacGTAATTGTAGGCAAATATTTGTCTCATTATGATCCCGAGAAATTCGATATTCGTTCgctaaaattatcaaattcaaCTTTCCTCTTCCCTTGTATTTTAACAACTTAATCTCAATTGATATTTACGACATAACGACCATTAAAGTAGTAGCTATAAGGCTGATTGTGCTGCAAAATTTAATTTGCGCGTATTGAGTTCAGTGTCCCGACGAATTTGTACGAATCTGTCCCATTTTCACCTGCTCGTTGACACCTCCGCTCGTTCCGTAcgttcatttataattcattcattcactcACGACCTGAGTCGGCAACCGAGTTTAAACCCCATTGGAGATACGTCTATAATGCTACTAAATTGTAAATGACCATCCCGACTTTGAGTGAACTTCGAATTTCGGgtgtttaaattattcatctTAAATTGGCTGCGTGCCATGCGGGTGTGGTTTCATGAATAATTTAGCGTTTAGAAGCGTTAAAGGAGCTGtttgataacatttaattttatttccacgtGATTTCAGTAGTAACGGTCTTGTTCATAGGTTCAATGCAATAGCTTCGGCTTGTAAACGaggaattgaaaatatattttcacagcTAAGGATTTTATAGTCatacttatttttcttaaactCGCTTTAATAACTGTATGTGTTAGTAGTTAAATATCTTCTCTTCTGTAAAAGACGACGTTTAGATATTCGTTACGTTACTCTACTgctattgaaattcaacattttacaaaatgaatGGTTTCGATTTTTGGAATTTGAATCCGAGCTCTTTGGTTAAGATCTATGCGTTCGATCAACATTGAACTGGCCATTCAGTGTTTTTAACATCCGAACAACtattcgtttattaatttttatttaacttattgattttatatttcaagtgtATCGAAGCAGTattggttttatataattaaaatgcaaaACAAAATACGCTAGTAGATACACGTTATCTTTTCGCGTTTACGCACTTTGTATCAAAatcaattatactttattcaagtaggcttttacaagcacttttgaatcgtcatttaacaaactatattaagtaaagctagcaaaggtttggaatgtagattctacagcgaagaaccaacaagaaactcagtagttactctttttcagcatctaaaaatacagtaatgttagttaaatacaattatatatgtatgttatatatcctgcctggaagtcaacaaccattaactccatattttttttatcatctatataatctcgtatcgaataatatgccttctttaccaatgtattttttacaaatgatctgaatttatgaaacggcattatttatataccaGATGTGACagaacacaataaatatttaatgatcctTGACAGATGATGCGATATACTAAAATATCACACATTatacaaacacacacatatgCTTAGATCTACGTGCATAATTAACAAACATACACACCTCAATTTCTGGATAATTTACTGCTTATTTAGAGTTAGTATGTAGACACGTATTACACACGTGCGAAGTCGGGATAGATAGCAAGTTTGTATTATAAAGCTAGGAACTTGCACGTGCTAATCTCAGAAAcaaatcaaatttgaatttttttacgtTAGATATATAGATTCTATTTGGCTAATATTGTCGAATGTTAGatgcttattataaataagttatatatacaaTGTACTACTTGACTTCACGTTACGATCTTTAAGTCATAGAATCTGACAAACTATATGAAACAGGCACGTAATCCAAAATTAGCGCGTCCGTTTGGGATTAAACTTTGATTTATTTCTGAATACTATTGAGCTTTCGTGTACTTTGTCtatgattataattcatttcgtgttcgGAGGTGAAGGAAAATGTCGTTAGAAAACATGCACGTGCcatacatgtgtatccaccaacccactaGAATAGCTTggtggactaaacacaaacctTTTCAAGGAGAGAGGGCATAATGTGGGTGCTAAGTTCTTGATCCGTAGTACcctgctatttttttaaaattaaatcgtattGAAGTTTGACCAGGTTAGGTGCTTATTTAACCATAATGCTCCAATGTGGATTGGTGCACACATTTGTGACAGATTTTCATTTACCTTATGCTGGTTTCAGGCACAT
This portion of the Vanessa atalanta chromosome 22, ilVanAtal1.2, whole genome shotgun sequence genome encodes:
- the LOC125072759 gene encoding uncharacterized protein LOC125072759 → MEKDDFTSLLHVSPALTNDMLTKALSEWFHTDVVFTHWEYVSDTGKGDSYLSELIRIRIHGNSEGNPYHVQVILKNIPKNACRRLTYRSEEFFQNEINFYQKVLPTLLKFQSKKNVTDPFTNYTKLFLADTDGLNGVICLEDAGLENFGSAVRQEGIDLDHCKVTFKALAKYHALSFALRDQEPETFNRLSDAIFETYYDPRLWNWYRKFWHRVCGIAIDAVEKEYPNSIYEEKIKEFAVPETYEDMIRAVRDKTNGVISHGDCWTNNFLYKYQDGGPIDAKLIDFQLTRCASPVLDMSFVIAACTEQELRSKHYDELLEYYYDILSKQIRELGSDPNKLYSWETFMEEVKKYSYFGLAFSFESTPFIILAPEDAINMEMEGDKKMNIDDFWQLPPFKTKAGRQREANNVVHCVDRGYI